Proteins from a genomic interval of Lycium ferocissimum isolate CSIRO_LF1 chromosome 2, AGI_CSIRO_Lferr_CH_V1, whole genome shotgun sequence:
- the LOC132040178 gene encoding uncharacterized protein LOC132040178 isoform X6, with product MGDLGVEEKLSCEDGFKQYIMVKKDRKIICRTQCLNPPANMPAVWNITDIVRQETLDFLSGLSRCLLRRAPETSHQEREWGEFLGFLQKHKRVATGNHECFQFFILPPKEGSGFSCTFACYREREKPSECLVGKASGSTSKVIKDACSPSNEDAVVGAQTCDLSAKASGRPEKTNQHNLSLESNFARADPSYLKTLGHTHSGWIFGAIAEFVDNSRDAKATKLEISIDMIFSKAVGREIPMLCIIDDGCGMNHQEMLQMVSFGHRQPDADDANRIGRFGIGFKTGAMKLGKDALVLTQTTNSRSIAFLSQTLNEGKNNLEIPIVSYYRNGQLMELDKKNETLFKHNLKAIKKFSPFDKYFIGQKVGLFSKDGTGTHIYIWNLDEWGSNYSLQWESGITGGSSFHQGDILIRSRRVRARPGQMTQMVPLDYSLRSYLEVIFLDPRIKIYVQGSQVKSRPLARSLNKTVVENGTIMGKSVQLTLGCSQLEWEEANCGMFLYWHGRLIEAYKRVGSMMHNGDKGRGVIGVIDVTNLMVKGLRNYWLEKRDKKQTNLHIYSYKFNDDQTRDIYNELEDS from the exons ATGGGAGATCTTGGCGTGGAGGAGAAGTTATCATGCGAAG ATGGCTTCAAACAGTACATTATGGTTAAAAAGGACAGGAAGATCATATGTCGAACACAGTGTCTCAATCCACCTGCCAATAT GCCTGCAGTTTGGAATATAACAGACATTGTCCGACAAGAAACGTTGGACTTCCTCTCTGGGTTATCCCGCTGCTTGTTACGTCGTGCTCCAGAAACTTCTCATCAGGAAAGGGAGTGGGGAGAATTCCTTGGTTTCCTTCAGAAACACAAAAGG GTTGCTACTGGAAATCATGAGTGCTTTCAATTTTTCATACTTCCTCCCAAAGAAGGCTCAGGATTCAGTTGTACATTTGCTTGTTACCGGGAGAGGGAAAAACCAAGTGAATGTCTTGTAGGTAAGGCCTCTGGATCAACTTCTAAAGTGATCAAGGATGCTTGTTCTCCCTCCAATGAGGATGCTGTTGTAGGTGCCCAAACTTGTGATTTGTCAGCCAAAGCTAGCGGACGACCTGAGAAAACAAATCAACACAATCTTTCCTTGGAGAGTAATTTTGCGCGTGCAGATCCTAGTTATTTGAAAACTCTAGGTCACACTCATTCTGGTTGGATTTTTGGAGCAATCGCTGAGTTTGTGGACAATTCTAGAGACGCCAAAGCAACTAA GTTGGAAATTTCTATTGACATGATATTTTCAAAAGCGGTCGGCAGAGAAATTCCTATGCTATGCATTATAGACGATGGGTGTGGAATGAACCATCAGGAGATGCTTCAGATGGTATCATTTGGACACAGGCAACCTGATGCCGATGACGCTAATCGTATTGGGAGATTTGGGATTGGTTTTAAG ACTGGGGCAATGAAACTTGGGAAAGATGCGTTGGTTCTGACACAGACTACTAACTCTAGATCAATTGCTTTCCTTTCCCAGACactaaatgaaggaaaaaat AATCTAGAGATACCCATTGTAAGCTACTACAGGAATGGGCAACTTATGGAGCTGGATAAGAAAAATGAGACTTTGTTCAAACACAACTTGAAAGCCATTAAGAAATTTTCACCATTTGATAAGTACTTCATTGGTCAAAAAGTAGGTCTGTTCAGTAAGGATGGCACAGGAACACATATCTATATCTGGAATCTGGACGAGTGGGGATCGAATTATAGCCTGCAATGGGAGTCTGGAATAACTGGGGGGAGCTCCTTCCATCAGGGTGATATTCTCATTCGTTCTAGACGGGTCAGAGCTCGTCCAGGCCAGATGACTCAAATG GTTCCTTTGGACTATTCACTTAGATCTTATTTGGAAGTGATCTTTCTTGATCCAcggataaaaatatatgtccaaggATCACAG gTTAAAAGCCGACCATTAGCAAGATCTCTGAACAAGACTGTTGTGGAAAATGGTACTATTATGGGAAAATCGGTTCAACTTACACTGGGTTGCAGTCAATTGGAATGGGAAGAAGCAAATTGTGGAATGTTTCTGTACTGGCATGGACGTCTAATAGAG GCTTACAAAAGAGTTGGGAGTATGATGCATAATGGAGATAAAGGTCGTGGTGTCATTGGTGTTATTGATGTAACAAATTTAATG GTGAAAGGCTTGAGAAATTACTGGCTAGAGAAAAGGGACAAAAAGCAAACAAATCTTCACATATACAGTTACAAGTTTAACGACGATCAAACAAGAGATATCTATAATGAGCTGGAAGACTCCTAG